Genomic window (Psychromonas sp. L1A2):
TGTTCAACCACCGTGACTTCGGCATTGAGAGGTTTGTTTAAATCGAATAAAAAGACTAAAGATGAGTTCTTATCAATCGTGTCATCTTCTTTAAGAAAATAAGCTTTTTAATAGGTTTTTAATAAACTTTTTAATAAGCTTTTTAATAAGTAATGGTAAGCCCTTTCTTAATTAAAAGTCTGACTTAACAGTAAAAATAAACACAAAAAAGCCTGATATTAATCAGGCTTTTTATTAGCTTAAAACGATTGATTCAGCTAGCATTTCACATCAATATGAAAGACTAGAATGCAAAAGTTACATTTGCAGTAAATTCTTCATCGTCATTCGCGCTAACACTAAAACCAAACGTATCAGATAATTGGACACCTGCGTCTATCGTTGCTTCCCATTCGTTAAGGTCGGCACCTTTAAAACCATGTGCATAGCTTGGCGTAATACCAACCCAATACATACGATTAAATGTATACCGTGTCGTCGCATCAAATTTAACATAGGTAGTGTCTTCGATATCACCATCCCACAAATAACCAACACTCACTTTCGGGTAAAAGTTAAGATGATTATCCATAAAAGCAAGCTTGGCAAAGAAACCAATAGAGGTATCATTTACATCATCGAAATCATTACCATCAGCACGGATATCTTCACTCCAACTACTATCAAAAGTAACACCTGAATTAGACGTTGCATTTAATAGTAAATAATTTACTTCGTAAAAATCTAAGTCATGTTTTGCAGAGACAGTAAAACGATGTTTATACACACCACTTAAATAACCACCGTAAGATGCAGATAAATCAATACCTTCCGTACCACCTCCAATAGTTGCACTTGAGTAAACCGCTGTCGGATCGCTCATATCCACCCATGGTTGTTCTGTTTCATCGGCTGCTAATGCAGCAAAAGATGATAAACCAACCAATGTGCCAACCGTCGCTTTTAAGGCGCAGCTTTTTAAGACACTATTTTTTAAGGTATAGTTTTTTAAGATCATATGGATTCTCTTTTATTTCCAGATAAATAGATTAAATAAACGCTTACCACGTTTAACCAATGTATAACGTGAGAATAATGCATCTACTTTTTGAATAGTTGCTTCAGTATCAGTGACTTTGTCTCCATTCACCATCACTGCACCATTATTAACAAACTCTCGCGCCATTTTATTCGATGCAGCTAATTCGCAACTTGTTAATAATTCAACAATAGAAGCGCTTTCAGTTTCAACATCGGTAGCAGGCAGTCCATCTTGTGCTAATTGTGCTAAATCAGACTCGCTTAAACTACTTAAGTTCCCAGAAAATAATGCTTCAGTAATACGTTCTGCTGATGCTAACCCTTCTTCACCGTGCACTAAACGTGTTACTTCACGGGCTAAAATAGCTTGTCCCTGTGGACGCCCTTTAATGGTTTTATCTTTCTCTTCAATTTCTGCAATTTCTTCAACAGATAAGAAAGTGAAGTATCGTAAGAATTTGTAAACATCAGCATCTAACGTCGTTATCCAGAACTGAAAGAAAGCATATGGTGATGTTTTGGTCGGATCTAACCAAATAGTACCTGATTCCGTTTTACCAAACTTAGTCCCGTCAGCTTTAGTTACCAACGGCATAGTAATACCAAATACTTTTTCTTGGTTCATACGGCGCGTTAAATCGATACCACCGGTAATGTTACCCCATTGGTCAGAACCACCAATTTGTAACGTACACCCTTTCTCTTTATTTAACGCTGCAAAATCATAAGATTGTAATAACATGTAACTGAACTCAGTAAACGAAATACCAGCCCCTTCACGGTCGATACGTTGTTTAACTGATTCTTTTTGGATCATGGCATTGACACTAAAATGTTTACCTACATCACGTAAAAACGAGATGCTATCCATTTTGCTAATCCAATCTAAATTATTAACGACTTCGGCAGCATTGTCTTTTTCACCAAACTCAATAAATGCACTCACTTGCTTTTTAATTGAATCTACCCAGTTTCCGACAATCTCATCACTGTTTAATTTACGTTCTGCCGCTTTAAAACTTGGGTCACCAATCAAACCAGTTGCGCCACCCACTAAAGCCAACGGCTTATGGCCAGCTTCTTGAAAACGCTTAAGAATCAATAAAGGCACTAAACTACCGATGTGTAAACTATCAGCCGTTGGGTCAAAACCACAATATAAGGTACGACTCGCGCTAGATAGATGTTCGTGTAGTTCTTCATCTGCGGTTGTTTGGGCAATTAGACCACGCGCTTTTAAATCTTCGAGTAAGGCATTCATTTACTTTTTCCTAGTTTGCTAGCAATATTAATTACACAGGATTTTACACAGTTACTTGTCACAAAAAAACCTTAGAGTGAAGATATAGCAAACAATATGGTAGCATTACATCTTTATTGATATAACAAAGAGAAAATCACATGAAAATAGGCATTATTGGAGCAATGGATGAAGAAGTTAGCATCCTAAAATCGGCAATGAACAACGTAACAACAACTAGCATTGCAGGTTGTGAGTTTTACCAAGGTGACCTTAACGGCAAACAAGTTATTTTAACAAAATCAGGTATTGGTAAAGTGGCAGCAGCCGTTGCAACGACTTTATTGTTAGAAAAGTTCTCACCTGACACTGTTATTAATACCGGTTCAGCCGGTGGTTATGATAAAAACTTAAACGTTGGAGACATTGTTATTTCAACAGAAGTAAGATTTCACGATGTAGATTTAACGGCTTTTGGTTATGAAATTGGTCAAATGGCACAATTACCACCCGCTTTTGCAGCAACGCCTTCATTAATCGATATTGCTGAACAGGCTGCACAAACATTACCAGGCTTGAACATCATCAAAGGCCTTATTTGTACTGGTGATATCTTCATGGCCGATCCAGTAAAAGCAGAAGTAGCGCGTACTAACTTCCCAACCATGGCAGCTTGTGAAATGGAAGCTGCTGCGATTGCACAGGTCTGTTTCCAATTTTCAATCCCGTTTGTAATTATTCGTTCATTGTCTGACATTGCAGGTAAAAAATCAGAGCTTTCTTTTGAAGAGTTCTTACCTGTTGCCGCTAAAAATGCCTCTACCTTAGTGGAAGCAATTGTAGATAGAATTAATTAATGCAGGACACATTAGCATTAATGGAACAACACAGTGTTTATTTCAGCTTTATGTTTGCTGCACTGTGTTCGTTTTGTTTCTCATTACCTAAAGATCTTAACCCTCTTTCCGCTTTTTCACTTATTTTCAAACAAATAGCAGTTAAAGTTAACCTGCCAGAACGCAGTGATGGATATAAGCGATTAGCTAGTTTACTCGCCTTTTCATTAATATATTTTCCCATCGCCTTAATCATCAGCCAATTATATGTAGTGGCGTTTAAACCTTTTGTGATTGATATTGTGGTGGTCTATAGTTTGTTGTCTTGGCACGATAAAGTACACGTTTATAAACAGATCAACAGCGACCTACGGCATAATAGCTTGGCCACAGCAAAATTATTCTTATCTCCACTCACATTACGTGAAACAAAACCGCTGTCTTTATTAGGCACCAACAAAGCGACCATTGAATCTCTAGTATTACATTTAACAAATGGATGGTTTGCAGTCATTTTTTGGTATCTAGTCAGTGGCCTTTACGGTGCTTTGTTTTATCAACTAATGCATATTTGTACCCAACAATGGAACTGTAAATTACCGCTGTATAAGGTTTTTGGTCAACTACCCTCTTTCATTACCAGACTACTTCAATTGCCCGTACATATACTCGTTAGCTTTACATTTTCTTTGTACGATAAACCGATCAAGCACCTCTTTAAAAAATTCAAGCAAAGCGTTGATTGGCATCACTTTTCTTCGGGCTTATTACTAAGTAGTTTTGCATTAAGCATTCAAACACAACTTGGTGGTGTTCGCTTATATGAATCAGAAAAAGTGACTTATGCCAACATCGGTATTAATAATCAACCAACGGTAGATAAAGTCACCCTAGCAATTCAACGCCTAGGGTTAAGCGCCTGGTTTTGGTTAATTTGTATTAGTCTTTACGAATTTTTCCCGCAGATTGTTGCTTATTTTAATGGCAGTTATTAAGTCCTTATCTTGCAGAGAAAAGCACTTTAAAATTGTTCTGATAGGCAGGTCATTCTCAAATGTCGAAGTGAGTCTTATTAAAAAATAACGAATCAATTTTCATTGATAAAGATGAATGGCTGCCATTAATAAACTTATATTCTGAATCCAAGCATTAAGAGTCAGATAGTAATACCAAAAGAATTAATAA
Coding sequences:
- the tyrS gene encoding tyrosine--tRNA ligase — protein: MNALLEDLKARGLIAQTTADEELHEHLSSASRTLYCGFDPTADSLHIGSLVPLLILKRFQEAGHKPLALVGGATGLIGDPSFKAAERKLNSDEIVGNWVDSIKKQVSAFIEFGEKDNAAEVVNNLDWISKMDSISFLRDVGKHFSVNAMIQKESVKQRIDREGAGISFTEFSYMLLQSYDFAALNKEKGCTLQIGGSDQWGNITGGIDLTRRMNQEKVFGITMPLVTKADGTKFGKTESGTIWLDPTKTSPYAFFQFWITTLDADVYKFLRYFTFLSVEEIAEIEEKDKTIKGRPQGQAILAREVTRLVHGEEGLASAERITEALFSGNLSSLSESDLAQLAQDGLPATDVETESASIVELLTSCELAASNKMAREFVNNGAVMVNGDKVTDTEATIQKVDALFSRYTLVKRGKRLFNLFIWK
- the mtnN gene encoding 5'-methylthioadenosine/S-adenosylhomocysteine nucleosidase, yielding MKIGIIGAMDEEVSILKSAMNNVTTTSIAGCEFYQGDLNGKQVILTKSGIGKVAAAVATTLLLEKFSPDTVINTGSAGGYDKNLNVGDIVISTEVRFHDVDLTAFGYEIGQMAQLPPAFAATPSLIDIAEQAAQTLPGLNIIKGLICTGDIFMADPVKAEVARTNFPTMAACEMEAAAIAQVCFQFSIPFVIIRSLSDIAGKKSELSFEEFLPVAAKNASTLVEAIVDRIN
- a CDS encoding cobalamin biosynthesis protein; this encodes MQDTLALMEQHSVYFSFMFAALCSFCFSLPKDLNPLSAFSLIFKQIAVKVNLPERSDGYKRLASLLAFSLIYFPIALIISQLYVVAFKPFVIDIVVVYSLLSWHDKVHVYKQINSDLRHNSLATAKLFLSPLTLRETKPLSLLGTNKATIESLVLHLTNGWFAVIFWYLVSGLYGALFYQLMHICTQQWNCKLPLYKVFGQLPSFITRLLQLPVHILVSFTFSLYDKPIKHLFKKFKQSVDWHHFSSGLLLSSFALSIQTQLGGVRLYESEKVTYANIGINNQPTVDKVTLAIQRLGLSAWFWLICISLYEFFPQIVAYFNGSY